In Bradyrhizobium sp. 195, the sequence ATCGCCGGCAGATGCAGCGCGGCGTTGGTCGAGCCGCCCGTCGCCGCAACGATCGCCGCGCCGTTCTCGAGGGATTTCCGCGTCACGATGTCGCGTGGCAACGGCCCGCCGCGCTCCAGCATCTCCATGATCAGGCGCCCGGCCCGTCGCGAGATTTGCGCACGCTCCGCATAGACGCCGGGCACCATTGAGACGTTGGGGATGGTCAGCCCCATCGCCTCCGAGACCATGCCCATGGTGTTCGCGGTGAACTGGCCGGCGCACGCACCGATCGTCGGCAGGCAGGCGCGCTCGATCCGCTCGAGCGTGGCGCCGTCGATCTCGCCGGTCATGAAGCTGCCTACCGCCTCATAGGAGTCGAGCACCGTCAGCGTGCGTCCGTCCGCGCGGCCCGGCAGCGAGCTACCGCCATAGATGAAGATGGACGGCACGTTGCAACGAACCATGCCCATCATCACGCCGGGAAGTGTCTTGTCGCATCCGCCGTATCCGATCAACGCGTCATAGGCCAGACCATGGACGACGGCCTCGATCGAGTCGGCGATCAGTTCACGCGAGAACAGCGAGAACTTCATTCCCTCGTGGTTCATGCTGATGCCGTCGGAAACCGACACGGTCGAGAATTCGCGCGGCGTGCCGCCGGCCTCCTCGATTCCGGTCTTGGCAGCGGCCACCTGGAAGTCGTGGGTCATATTGCAGGGCGTCTGCTCGCCCTTCATGCTGACGACGCCCACCATCGGCCTCGCAATCGCAGCGTCGTCGAGCCCCATGGCACGCATGAAGGCCCGGTGCGGGGCCCGGTCGAGGCCGTCTGTCGTGACTCGTGATCGCAACTTCTTCATGCGTGCATCTTTTTGTGCCTCATCCGGAGGATCCGGGACGCCGCGATATCCTCGGCCGGATCGCCCGCTCGGTCGTCTATTGAAGCGGAGCGACGATCGTCGGATGCTTGAACTGCGCGACATCCAGTTTCGGCAGCATTCCGGTCTCCGCGTAGATGTCCAGCATCTTCTGGATCGCGGGGAAGTTCGGCGCTGCGCCTGGATCACGGCCGAAGTCGTTGTCCTTGAGCAGGTAGGTTTCGAGCACCGGGATAGGCGCCTTCAGCACTTCATTGACGACTTTCAGCGTCTCCTCTCGGTTCGCCAGCGCCTTCTTCATGCCCGAGGTGATATCGCGGACATAGGCCTTGACCTGCTCCGGGTTCTTGTCGACGAAATCGGCGCGGCAGGCTTCCAGGATGTGCACGATATTCGGCATGGCCTCCGACAGGGAGAACAGCTTCCTGGTGCCGCCCTTCGCTTCCGCGCGCGCAGCAAACGGCTGATTCATGTTGACCGCATCGACGCGGCCCTGGCGCAGCGCGTCCTCGGAGACTGCAAAGCCGACCTCGACCAGCTTGATATCCTTGGTCGGATCGACACCATTCTGCTTCAGGAGCAGATTGAACGGCCCTTGCGTGCCGCCACCGATCACGGAAATGCCGACCGTCTTGCCCTTGAGATCGGCGATCGTCTTGATGGGCGAGTCATCCTTGACGGCCCAATAGACCGAGAAACCGCCGGGCTTCTCGAACACGTGCTGCGCAACGATGTAGGCTTTGAGATTGCCGCCGACCACCCCATTGGAGAGCGACAAGGGCGCTTGCGTCGCGCAGTCCAGCGCGCCGGCTGCCAAGGCCTGCGTCATCGGCGCGGTGCCCTGAAACTGGGTCCATTCGATGTTGTAGGTCTTGCCGAGATTGGGAAACTCAGCCGGACGGCGCATCATCCAGTATTTGGATTCCTCGGCTGGAATCGTCCAGCCCACGCGGATCGTCTGCTGCGCCCACGATGGGCTCGCCGCCGCGCTCACCGCGGCCGCCGTCCCAAAAGCCATGATCCACTTCGAAACGGTCCGCATCGTGCCCACTCCGCTGCTCCGGCGCCGACCGGCGCCACCCAATCCGACTGCCGCAAATGTTTCATGGTTCAAACAATCAGGCAAGCCATGCGAGCCGGGCGGTTTCGCCGTTAGGCGCGCAATGTATGGTAAAGCGGCGTTGCGCTGCGACAGAAGGAGGCAACCTATGGCTGATGCGAGCAAGGCGAACCCGCAAGGCGTCGAGAGGCTTGGCTATCTCGGCCTGGGGCTGATGGGAACGCCGATGACCCGACGCCTGCTCAAGGCCGGCGCTCAGGTCACTGTCTGGAACCGTTCGGAGGGCAAGGTGGCTCCGCTCATCGAAGCCGGTGCCAAGCGCGCAGTCACGCCGCGCGATCTCCTGGTGAACTCGGATATCGCCTTCATGTGCGTGACCGATGCGGCGGCGGTCGAAGAGGTGATCTTCGGGCCCGAGGGGCTGGCAGCGGCGCCCGGCGCAGGCAAGCTTGTCGTCGACTTCTCGTCGATACATCCCGACGCCGCGCGAGATCTCGCAAAGCGACTGAAAGACGCCAATGGCGCTGACTGGATCGATGCACCGGTTTCCGGCGGGACGAAGGGCGCCGAGGAAGGCACACTCGCCATCATGGCGGGTGGAGAAGCGGCCGACATCGAGAGGGTGCGGCCCTACGTTCTGGCCATGGCGCGCAGATTCACCCACATGGGTCCCATCGGGGCCGGTCAGACCACAAAACTCTGCAATCAGGTCATCGTCGGTTGCGCGATGGCCGTCCTCGCGGAGGCCACGCGCCTGGCCGTCAACGCCGGAATTGACGCCAACCGATTGCCTGAAGCGCTCGCCGGCGGCTTTGCGGATTCCATCCCGCTTCAGCTGTTCGTGCCGCGAATGGTCCAGGGCATTCACTCCCCGCCTCTCGGTCACATCGCCACGATGCTCAAGGATCTCGATACGGTTGCCGACGTCGCACAGGCGACGTCGACGCCAGTGCCGATGGCCTCGCTTGCGGGGCAACTTTTCAGGTTGGCCAAGGCCGCGCGCGGCGCGGAAGCGGACGCGCTGGAGCTTTACAAGCTTTCAGCGGCAGAGCGCTAAGCCATCGAGCGCGACCTGAGCACGCTAAGGCGTCTTCTTGCGCTCGTCGTCCGCGAGAAATCGGCCGAACGCCCCTTGCGCGAAAAGCAGCGGCTCCTGCGTATTGTAGGTATAGGCCTCGACCGCGCCGAGAAAAATCACGTGGTCGCCGCCATAATAGCGATTCACGGAGCGGCATTGAAAATTGGCAACGCTCTCCGCAAGCACCGGCGCCCCGCCGAGGCCCGGCGTCCAGTCCACACCGGTGAACTTGTCGTCTGACGACTTGGCGAATTTGCTCGCAAGCGCCTGCTGCGAAGCGCCAAGCACGTTGACCGTGAAATGGCTGGCATTCTGGAAGATGGTCAGGCTCGAGGAATAGACGACCAGGCTCCACAGGACCAGCGGAGGATTCAGCGACACCGAGGCGAACGAATTGCAGGTTAGCCCGTAGGGCTTGCCGTCGGGCGCTGCCGCCGTGATGATCGTCACGCCCGTTGCATAGGTTCCGAGCGCGTTGCGAAAGTCGCGAGGATCGATCTGCGAGCTATCGCTCGCGAACTCGTTGGCGGGATCAGGAACACGCGGCTGCTTCGGCAGATCATTCATCAGCCGGCCTCACAACGTGAGATTCTCGGACGGCAGGCCCAGCGCCACGCGTCCATAGTTGGTCCCGGCCGCATCGAAGTTGAATGCGAGATGCGAATTGATCGCGTGAGCATCGCGGAACTGCCGCTGCAACACACCGGTCGTGAACAGGCCGCGCGCGCCGCTCGCGGCAAACAGCATCGACACCGCGTCCGTACATAAGTTCACTGAAAAAGATCCGTCGCGCCGATAGCGGGTCTTGGTCGCCATGTCGGGGACGTGACCGCGCCGCGCGTGCTCCATGGCATCGAGGCACGCCGACCGCATGATCAGGCGCGCGGCGTCGATCTTCGCCGAGGCCTCAGCAATCTTGATCTGAGTGCTCTGAAAATCGCTCAGCTTGGCGCGGTTGTAGGTCGAAATGCGATGACGTGCGACCTCCGTGTAATCGTCGAGGCACGCCTGCGCATTCCCCAGTGCGACACCGGAGAGGACGTATGGGAACAGCGAGAACACGGGGAGCGCATACAGCGGATTTGGATTGATCTTGCTTCCCGGCGTCGGGCCGCCGGCGAGATCGCCCACAGCGACCGACATGTGGCCAGCTACGAAGGCATCCCTGACCTCCACATCGCAAGACCCCGTCCCGCGCAGTCCCGCGACGTTCCAGGTGTCCAGCACCTTGTAATCGCCTTTCGGCAGCAGGAAGATGCGATACTCGATGCCGTCCGCCTCGTCGTCGGAGTAGACCACGCTTGCAAGCATGTTCCATTCGCAGGAGGCGACGCCTGAGGAGAATGGCCAGCTGCCGCGCAGCTGGTATCCGCCTTCGACTTTCGTGGCGCGTCCGGCGGGGAAAATGAACGAGGATGCGATCAGCGCGTCCGGATCACGGCCCCAGACCAGATCCTGCGCCTTCTGCTCGAACATGCCGAGCATCCAGTGATGGCTCGCCAGATTGGCGAGATTCCAGGCTACCGACGCATCCGCTTGTCCGAGCAGCTCCGCGCAGTCGACGAGGGCGACATAGTCAAGCTCGGCGCCGCCGATCCGTGCCGGTTGGAGCATCCGGAACAGACCACCGTCGTGGAGATCCCTCTCGGTTTCCGACGGCAGATGCCGCAGCTCCTCGGTTCGCGCCGCGCGCTCTCGTAGTCGCGGCACCAGGGCCCGAGCCTTCGCGATCAGTGCCGCATAGGCGTCTTCGCCGGCTTCCGGCCCGGTGGACTGACCCATGCTCGGCGTTCGACCAGGCGCCATTCGTGTCCCTCACTTTCACACATTTATGCGGCCGCCCCATCGCCAAATCAAGCCAATGCAGCTGGCATCGATTCGCATGCCGGGCGCCACCGCGGAGGTTCAACCGGGCGCAGAGAGTTTACCCGAGCCAAAGACACCCTTCAGGGCAAACGCCGTGATCCGACGCTCGTCATAGCCGAGCATATCACGCAGGACATCCTCGGTATGCTCACCTAACAGGGGGGCTGCAACGGGATCGACCGCACCGGTGAGGCTCATGGTGATTGGCGGCTCGATGTTGGGCACCCATTCCGCTTTAGGGTGCGGAATCCGGTTCAAGCGATGGCGCTCGCGAGCTTCGGGTGCGTTGAACCCCTCCTCCACCGTCCGGAGATAGCCGACCGGAATATTGGCCTGCTTCATCTTCGCCATCCAGTTTTCGAGCGTATCGCTGGCAAAGACCTCCGCGATGGCCGCACGCAGGAGCTCTTTGTTCTCGGAGCGGGCCTTGCGCGTGGCGAATTGCGGATCGGTGATGAGATCTGGCCGGTTCAGCACCTCGACCACGAGCCGCCGATAGAGCCGATCGTTGGCGCAAGCCATATAGAGCGGCCCATCGGAGGCCTCATAGACGCCGACGGTGGGAGATCCGCTGGGCGAATTGCCGAACCGGCCGGGATTTTCGCCGTTGATGAGATAGGCCATGCCGTAGAAGCCGGTCATCCCCATCGCAATATCGAACAAGGCGACTTCGACGTGTTGCCCGCGGCCGAGCCGGTCCCGCGCCAACAGCGCCAGCAGGATGGCGTTACAGGCGGACATCCCCGTCGCCATGTCCACGATCGGCGGGCCGGTGCGAACCGCCGGGCCGTCGGCAAATCCGTTGAGCGACATGAAGCCGCTCTCGGCCTGCGTGATGGGATCGAAGCCGGGGCGCGAGGCGAACGGTCCGGAGCGTCCGTAGGCGGAGATCGAGCAGTAGACCAACCGTGGATTGAGCGGCGCGACCGCCTCATAGTCGAGCCCGAACTTCTTCATGACCCCGCTTGAAAAGTTCTCCACGACCACATCCGCCTTGCGGATCAGATCCAGCGCGATCTCCCGGGCCTCCGGCACCGAAAGATCGAGCGCAATGCCGCGCTTGTTGCGGTTCAGGCTGAGATAGGCGGCGCTTTCGCCGCCAATTTCGGCGTGCTCATAGGCGCGCGTGTCGTCGCCACCGTCGGGATTCTCGATCTTGATGACGTGCGCGCCGA encodes:
- a CDS encoding acyl-CoA dehydrogenase family protein — encoded protein: MGQSTGPEAGEDAYAALIAKARALVPRLRERAARTEELRHLPSETERDLHDGGLFRMLQPARIGGAELDYVALVDCAELLGQADASVAWNLANLASHHWMLGMFEQKAQDLVWGRDPDALIASSFIFPAGRATKVEGGYQLRGSWPFSSGVASCEWNMLASVVYSDDEADGIEYRIFLLPKGDYKVLDTWNVAGLRGTGSCDVEVRDAFVAGHMSVAVGDLAGGPTPGSKINPNPLYALPVFSLFPYVLSGVALGNAQACLDDYTEVARHRISTYNRAKLSDFQSTQIKIAEASAKIDAARLIMRSACLDAMEHARRGHVPDMATKTRYRRDGSFSVNLCTDAVSMLFAASGARGLFTTGVLQRQFRDAHAINSHLAFNFDAAGTNYGRVALGLPSENLTL
- a CDS encoding ABC transporter substrate-binding protein, with protein sequence MRTVSKWIMAFGTAAAVSAAASPSWAQQTIRVGWTIPAEESKYWMMRRPAEFPNLGKTYNIEWTQFQGTAPMTQALAAGALDCATQAPLSLSNGVVGGNLKAYIVAQHVFEKPGGFSVYWAVKDDSPIKTIADLKGKTVGISVIGGGTQGPFNLLLKQNGVDPTKDIKLVEVGFAVSEDALRQGRVDAVNMNQPFAARAEAKGGTRKLFSLSEAMPNIVHILEACRADFVDKNPEQVKAYVRDITSGMKKALANREETLKVVNEVLKAPIPVLETYLLKDNDFGRDPGAAPNFPAIQKMLDIYAETGMLPKLDVAQFKHPTIVAPLQ
- a CDS encoding CaiB/BaiF CoA transferase family protein is translated as MPNKPHLPERSPRATGGLTALDGLLVVDFTRVVAGPACTQTLADFGAHVIKIENPDGGDDTRAYEHAEIGGESAAYLSLNRNKRGIALDLSVPEAREIALDLIRKADVVVENFSSGVMKKFGLDYEAVAPLNPRLVYCSISAYGRSGPFASRPGFDPITQAESGFMSLNGFADGPAVRTGPPIVDMATGMSACNAILLALLARDRLGRGQHVEVALFDIAMGMTGFYGMAYLINGENPGRFGNSPSGSPTVGVYEASDGPLYMACANDRLYRRLVVEVLNRPDLITDPQFATRKARSENKELLRAAIAEVFASDTLENWMAKMKQANIPVGYLRTVEEGFNAPEARERHRLNRIPHPKAEWVPNIEPPITMSLTGAVDPVAAPLLGEHTEDVLRDMLGYDERRITAFALKGVFGSGKLSAPG
- a CDS encoding NAD(P)-dependent oxidoreductase; the protein is MADASKANPQGVERLGYLGLGLMGTPMTRRLLKAGAQVTVWNRSEGKVAPLIEAGAKRAVTPRDLLVNSDIAFMCVTDAAAVEEVIFGPEGLAAAPGAGKLVVDFSSIHPDAARDLAKRLKDANGADWIDAPVSGGTKGAEEGTLAIMAGGEAADIERVRPYVLAMARRFTHMGPIGAGQTTKLCNQVIVGCAMAVLAEATRLAVNAGIDANRLPEALAGGFADSIPLQLFVPRMVQGIHSPPLGHIATMLKDLDTVADVAQATSTPVPMASLAGQLFRLAKAARGAEADALELYKLSAAER
- a CDS encoding flavin reductase family protein, with translation MNDLPKQPRVPDPANEFASDSSQIDPRDFRNALGTYATGVTIITAAAPDGKPYGLTCNSFASVSLNPPLVLWSLVVYSSSLTIFQNASHFTVNVLGASQQALASKFAKSSDDKFTGVDWTPGLGGAPVLAESVANFQCRSVNRYYGGDHVIFLGAVEAYTYNTQEPLLFAQGAFGRFLADDERKKTP